From one Amphiura filiformis chromosome 13, Afil_fr2py, whole genome shotgun sequence genomic stretch:
- the LOC140167484 gene encoding uncharacterized protein: protein MAEKQFKVIEIGAKVLCILLLILQMALMDYIMISLDTKATPAGRYIWIALDIVIVSMWIVSLIWSYRYSAIMTSPRKIPKDNGRGDEGRVKRIIKAAIAEIRFGYVCWLLYALVLVAKILRMFSSPSGFGQDLKAHDSGSGISFLTPGGIRIVLSMAGIVFGLLIYTHHNEMQTPYYKRVFDCVMIISYLFVEERHILNSVPMEKALKTFGCLCILLPLAPLIALRYISSRQDGKSLVPLVLVLNSASYLFLVNLPFLVIRLVLFAHHAAAPSTFFTKNMMVIVRDSADIYMHIAGWLEERKNNKPLGPEQTESALDGEENGEEEVGDNFEMGKMNPQSAQETVA, encoded by the exons ATGGCGGAAAAACAGTTCAAAGTTATTGAAATTGGGGCAAAAGTACTTTGTATCTTGTTGCTAATTCTCCAGATGGCACTCATGGATTATATTATGATTTCTCTTGATACGAAAGCCACGCCTGCAGGACGATACATCTGGATAGCGCTGGATATTGTCATTGTTAGCATGTGGATAGTTTCTCTCATCTGGAGCTACCGATACTCTGCCATCATGACATCACCAAGAAAGATCCCAAAAGACAATGGACGTGGTGACGAAGGTCGTGTTAAACGTATCATCAAAGCAGCCATCGCAGAGATCCGTTTTGGGTATGTTTGCTGGTTGCTCTATGCTTTGGTATTAGTTGCCAAGATTTTGCGCATGTTTTCAAGTCCATCTGGCTTTGGTCAGGATTTGAAAGCACACGATTCAGGCTCAGGCATTTCGTTCCTGACTCCTGGAGGAATAAGGATTGTTTTGTCCATGGCTGGTATCGTGTTTGGTTTACTAATCTATACACATCACAACGAAATGCAGACTCCCTACTATAAGCGTGTC TTTGACTGTGTTATGATCATCTCCTACCTTTTTGTCGAAGAAAGGCATATACTTAATTCGGTACCAATGGAAAAGGCTCTCAAGACATTTGGTTGCTTATGCATCTTGCTCCCACTCGCACCTCTCATCGCCCTACGTTATATCTCAAGCAGACAAGATGGAAAGTCTCTGGTTCCGTTGGTACTAGTACTCAACTCGGCCTCCTATTTATTCTTGGTAAACCTTCCATTTCTTGTCATACGACTTGTTCTGTTTGCCCATCATGCTGCAGCACCCTCAacgttttttaccaaaaatatgaTGGTGATTGTACGGGACTCGGCAGATATCTACATGCATATAGCCGGTTGGTTGGAAGAGCGAAAGAATAACAAACCCTTGGGACCAGAGCAAACAGAAAGCGCGCTTGATGGTGAAGAGAACGGAGAAGAGGAAGTTGGTGATAATTTTGAGATGGGGAAAATGAATCCTCAGTCAGCACAAGAGACAGTTGCGTAA
- the LOC140167485 gene encoding E3 ubiquitin-protein ligase TRIM45-like gives MADSKPINQEAPPKPTLLHCGICSAIVDKPKVLPCLHTFCLKCLLNWSETAAEKNPDKYAQTISCPTCHEDFLLPEGGVKELTTNVPDGNLKEQDSFQKTLQENVHTSCTSCDDNNQAIGHCADCGDFLCESCSESHKRLRQFKSHSVTMLGDHSAVSITFSKANMCQKHAGEVLKFYCETCEEPICRDCVVVEHPISNHKHVDIDTVLRKRKTYLETLHQQSEHVPEAIDAAISEDDRLIIELDTNVEEVIDRYKKTAEVAEASFMKEIQQLQSSKKLEIESHKQTLQNKKSRVCAALDMSRELTQVGMDNDFGQMYASLSKAMVSSDDLKPTALRKCVTDVDFLPNKDLGFLSGYKHWKLIRTIQSESWKYKTPKNLAYCKSGDIMVAVNYDPSSKMDGDMVLLDHDGM, from the coding sequence ATGGCCGATTCGAAACCAATTAACCAAGAAGCACCGCCAAAACCAACTCTACTTCACTGCGGAATTTGCTCTGCCATCGTGGACAAGCCTAAAGTACTACCGTGTCTTCACACATTTTGCCTGAAATGTCTATTAAATTGGTCAGAGACTGCTGCTGAGAAAAATCCAGATAAATACGCACAAACGATCTCGTGTCCAACTTGCCATGAAGATTTTCTGTTGCCGGAAGGTGGTGTGAAAGAGCTCACGACCAATGTCCCAGATGGGAATTTGAAAGAGCAGGACTCATTTCAGAAAACATTACAAGAGAATGTTCACACCTCATGTACGTCTTGTGATGATAACAACCAAGCTATTGGACACTGTGCCGATTGTGGAGACTTTTTATGTGAAAGTTGTTCTGAAAGTCACAAACGGTTACGTCAATTTAAATCCCATAGCGTTACCATGCTGGGAGACCACTCTGCTGTCTCAATTACGTTTTCGAAAGCCAATATGTGTCAAAAGCATGCTGGAGAAGTATTAAAATTCTACTGTGAAACGTGTGAGGAACCGATATGTCGGGACTGTGTTGTTGTCGAACATCCAATTTCAAATCATAAACATGTAGATATTGATACGGTTCTGCGAAAGAGAAAGACCTACCTTGAAACATTGCATCAACAATCTGAACACGTTCCAGAAGCTATAGACGCTGCAATATCAGAAGATGACAGATTGATAATTGAGTTAGACACTAATGTCGAAGAGGTTATTGATAGGTATAAGAAAACAGCCGAGGTGGCTGAAGCTAGTTTTATGAAGGAAATTCAACAGCTACAGTCTTCAAAAAAACTGGAGATCGAGAGTCATAAACAGACTCTGCAGAATAAAAAGTCTCGCGTGTGTGCCGCCTTAGATATGAGTAGAGAGCTCACGCAAGTAGGTATGGACAATGACTTTGGTCAGATGTACGCGTCTTTGTCTAAAGCAATGGTCTCCAGTGACGACTTGAAGCCAACGGCACTACGGAAATGTGTAACCGATGTTGATTTCTTACCCAATAAAGATCTTGGCTTCCTCAGTGGTTACAAACACTGGAAGTTAATTAGGACCATCCAATCAGAATCATGGAAATACAAGACTCCAAAGAATCTCGCTTATTGCAAGAGTGGTGACATAATGGTCGCTGTAAACTATGACCCTAGCTCCAAGATGGACGGTGATATGGTGCTCCTCGATCATGACGGAATGTAA
- the LOC140168113 gene encoding uncharacterized protein, with translation MAEKQFKVIEIGAKVLCILVLILQMALMDYIMICLDKKATTAGRYIWIALDIIVVGMWIVSLIWSYRYSAIMTSPRKIPKDNRSGDEGRVKSIIKAAIAEIRFGYVCWLLYALVLVAKILRMFSTPSGFGQDLEAHTLGSGISFLTPGGIRIVLSMAGIVFGLLVYSHHNEMQTPYYKRVVGGIAYMASLDVFDCVMIISYLFVEERHTTNSVPMEKALKTFGCLCILLPLVPLIASRYISSRQDGKSLVPLLSVLNSASYLFLVNLPFLVIRLVLFTHHAAAVSTFFTKNMMVIVRDSADIYMQIAGWLEDRKNNKPLGPEQTESALDGEEKEEDGEEEVGDNFEMEKMNPQSAQETVA, from the coding sequence ATGGCGGAAAAACAGTTCAAAGTTATTGAAATTGGAGCAAAAGTACTTTGTATCTTAGTGCTTATTCTCCAGATGGCACTCATGGATTATATCATGATCTGCCTTGATAAGAAAGCCACGACTGCAGGACGATACATCTGGATAGCGCTTGATATTATCGTTGTTGGCATGTGGATAGTTTCTCTCATCTGGAGTTACCGGTACTCTGCCATCATGACATCACCCAGAAAGATCCCAAAAGACAATAGATCTGGCGACGAAGGTCGTGTTAAAAGTATCATCAAAGCAGCCATCGCAGAAATCCGTTTTGGGTATGTCTGCTGGCTGCTATATGCTTTGGTATTAGTTGCCAAGATTTTGCGCATGTTTTCAACTCCATCTGGCTTTGGTCAGGATTTAGAAGCACACACTTTAGGCTCAGGCATCTCGTTTCTGACTCCTGGAGGAATAAGAATTGTGTTGTCCATGGCTGGTATCGTGTTTGGTTTACTAGTCTATTCACATCACAACGAAATGCAGACTCCCTACTATAAGCGTGTCGTAGGGGGTATCGCTTATATGGCAAGTTTGGATGTTTTTGACTGTGTAATGATAATATCCTACCTTTTTGTTGAAGAAAGGCACACAACTAATTCGGTACCAATGGAAAAGGCTCTCAAGACATTTGGTTGCTTATGCATCTTGCTTCCACTCGTACCTCTCATTGCATCACGCTACATCTCCAGTAGACAAGATGGAAAGTCTCTGGTTCCGTTGCTATCAGTACTCAACTCAGCTTCCTATTTATTCTTGGTAAACCTTCCATTTCTTGTCATACGACTTGTTCTGTTTACTCATCATGCTGCAGCAGTTTCGacgttttttaccaaaaatatgaTGGTGATTGTACGGGACTCGGCAGATATCTACATGCAAATAGCGGGTTGGTTGGAAGATCGAAAGAATAACAAACCCTTGGGACCAGAGCAAACAGAAAGCGCGCTTGATGGTGAAGAGAAGGAAGAAGATGGCGAAGAGGAAGTTGGTGATAATTTTGAGATGGAGAAAATGAATCCTCAGTCAGCACAAGAGACAGTTGCGTAA